The Fusarium graminearum PH-1 chromosome 2, whole genome shotgun sequence genome includes a region encoding these proteins:
- a CDS encoding phosphoenolpyruvate carboxykinase, with protein MLPNNVNKTSLHPTGVTPHQEHTELEQELHDKAHIDYDRVAIIPNPSVAALYEDALVYETGTAITSSGALTAYSGAKTGRSPLDKRIVEEASSKDNIWWGPVNKPMTPEVWKINRERAVDYLNTRSRIYVIDGFAGWDEKYRIKVRVICARAYHALFMRNMLIRPTREELNDFHPDYTIYNAGKFPANRYTEGMTSGTSVAINFEQKEMVILGTEYAGEMKKGVFTVLFYEMPIKHNVLTLHSSANEGKNGDVTLFFGLSGTGKTTLSADPNRALIGDDEHCWSDNGVFNIEGGCYAKTIGLSAEKEPDIYGAIRYGSVLENVVFDPLTREVDYDDATLTENTRCAYPIEYISNAKIPCLSPNSPSNIILLTCDARGVLPPISKLDSAQTMFHFISGYTSKMAGTEDGVTEPQATFSSCFAQPFLALHPMKYAKMLADKIETHKANAWLLNTGWVGAGFAQGGKRCPLKYTRAILDAIHSGDLANVEYENYGVFNLQVPKSCPNVPSELLNPSKAWTAGEDSFNTEVVKLGKLFRENFAKYESEATEDVVKAGPVV; from the exons CGTGTCGCTATT ATCCCTAACCCTTCAGTCGCTGCCCTCTACGAGGATGCTCTTGTCTACGAGACTGGTACCGCTATCACATCCAGCGGTGCCCTGACTGCCTACTCTGGCGCTAAGACTGGTCGATCTCCTCTCGACAAGCGAATCGTCGAGGAGGCTTCTTCCAAGGACAACATTTG GTGGGGACCTGTCAACAAGCCCATGACTCCTGAG GTCTGGAAGATCAACCGAGAACGTGCTGTCGATTACCTCAACACCCGAAGCCGTATCTATGTCATTGATGGTTTTGCCGGCTGGGACGAGAAGTACCGCATCAAGGTCCGAGTTATCTGCGCCCGCGCCTACCATGCTCTCTTCATGCGAAACATGCTTATCCGACCTACACGAGAGGAGCTCAACGACTTCCACCCCGACTACACAATCTACAATGCTGGCAAGTTCCCTGCCAACCGATACACCGAGGGTATGACCTCCGGTACATCAGTTGCCATCAACTTCGAGCAGAAGGAGATGGTCATCCTCGGTACTGAGTATGCTG GTGAAATGAAGAAGGGAGTCTTCACTGTTCTTTTCTACGAGATGCCCATCAAGCACAACGTCCTCACTCTTCACTCCTCCGCCAACGAGGGCAAGAACGGCGATGTCACCCTTTTCTTCGGTCTCTCTGGAACTGGCAAGACCACTCTCTCCGCCGACCCCAACCGAGCCCTCATTGGTGACGACGAGCACTGCTGGTCTGACAACGGTGTTTTCAACATCGAGGGTGGTTGCTACGCCAAGACCATTGGTCTGTCCGCTGAGAAGGAGCCCGATATCTATGGCGCTATCCGATACGGTTCCGTCCTTGAGAACGTCGTTTTCGACCCTCTCACCCGTGAGGTCGACTACGATGACGCTACCCTCACTGAGAACACCCGATGCGCCTACCCCATCGAGTACATCTCCAACGCCAAGATTCCTTGCCTCTCTCCCAACTCTCcctccaacatcatcctcctcactTGCGACGCCCGCGGTGTCCTGCCTCCTATCTCCAAACTTGACAGCGCCCAGACCATGTTCCACTTCATCTCTGGTTACACCTCCAAGATGGCCGGTACTGAGGACGGCGTCACCGAGCCCCAGGCTACCTTCTCCAGCTGCTTCGCTCAGCCCTTCCTTGCTCTGCACCCCATGAAGTACGCCAAGATGCTTGCCGACAAGATTGAGACACACAAGGCCAACGCCTGGCTCCTCAACACCGGTTGGGTCGGTGCCGGTTTCGCCCAGGGCGGCAAGCGATGCCCCCTCAAGTACACCCGTGCCATCCTCGACGCCATCCACTCTGGTGACCTCGCCAACGTTGAGTACGAGAACTACGGTGTCTTCAACCTCCAGGTCCCCAAGTCCTGCCCCAACGTTCCTTCAGAACTTCTCAACCCCTCCAAGGCCTGGACCGCTGGTGAGGACAGCTTCAACACTGAGGTTGTCAAGCTCGGCAAGCTCTTCCGCGAGAACTTCGCCAAGTACGAGAGCGAGGCCACCGAAGATGTCGTCAAGGCCGGCCCCGTTGTCTAA
- a CDS encoding vacuolar ATP synthase subunit E, whose protein sequence is MSQHALSDQQVNNELSKMTAFIKQEAMEKAREIEIKANEEFEIEKSKLVRQETDAIDSQYEKKFKQATMSQQITRSTVSNKTRLKVLGSRQEMLDNIFEEAQKKLAEGAKDKAKYQKALKGLLLEGFFALNEPELQVRARKKDYDVVKKAIEEAAKDFKKELGKDITAKIQEDDPLPEGIAGGVFIISGSGKIDIDNTFEARLKLLEESAAPAVREALFGKNPNRKFND, encoded by the exons ATGTCGCAACACGCTCTATCCGACCAGCAG GTCAACAATGAGCTCAGCAAGATGACGGCGTTCATCAAGCAGGAAGCCATGGAGAAAGCCCGCGAGatcgagatcaaggccaatgAGGAgttcgagatcgagaagtCCAAGCTTGTCCGCCAGGAGACAGACGCTATCGACAGCCAATacgagaagaagttcaagcAGGCCACCATGTCCCAACAGATCACCCGCTCTACCGTTTCCAACAAGACGCGACTCAAAGTTCTCGGTTCCCGCCAGGAGATGCTCGATAACATCTTCGAGGAGGCtcagaagaagctcgccgaggGTGCCAAGGATAAGGCCAAGTACCAAAAGGCCCTCAAGGGTCTCTTGCTAGAGGGTTTCTTTGCTCTCAACGAGCCTGAGCTTCAGGTTCGTGCGCGCAAGAAGGACTAcgacgttgtcaagaaggctaTTGAGGAGGCCGCCAAGGacttcaagaaggagcttggaaAGGACATCACAGCCAAGATTCAAGAGGATGATCCTCTTCCAGAGGGAAT CGCCGGTGGAGTGTTTATCATTAGCGGAAGCGGAAAGATTGACATCGACAACACCTTCGAGGCCAGATTGAAGTTGCTGGAGGAGTCTGCTGCGCCTGCGGTGCGCGAGGCTCTATTCGGCAAGAACCCCAACCGCAAGTTCAACGACTAA